A genomic region of Runella rosea contains the following coding sequences:
- a CDS encoding sensor histidine kinase: MKKLLTLLFLTSIHLSSWAQSEVFRIDSIPTQGILLDKGWKWHAGDNPDFAKPDFDDSKWERIDPNKKIDDLPQIQKAGIGWFRINLNVDSSLKNTILSLQTNQFLAAEFYQNGIFIGNLGIVSSNPKDVQGFFSMDYYKPVIHLYTGDKTKQVLAVRFAYQNVIIYQRSNNQKCLGLGIKLFRTEPKNPEKRDAFHLNNYEQRGDFDATSLDAFKAGLFFILCVLHLFFYFLYRYQKANLFFGLGCLFLFIFFLYQSIVYKYVYYVSDFENFFNVYFLIRLSGYFFLLIAVYLIFSVRRGFIFNFIALVVFVIIFIRYFNPQMATYINSTHPLLIASSLIFLDVARVSIIARQRKKDGSWIILGGAILYVIFTIASSIPYESVIPRHVFTNIGTVSVPLSITLFLAREFAQTSKSLTLKLVEVQQLSEEKQNTLLKQNTELQAALLQGQTIERKRVAADLHDSLGSTMSSLIYTVNAIDTNNLDHDEKNVYRHLKQMLDTAYNEIRLLSHNLLPEEFEKQGLAEALRHFIRKINQTKTIQFDLSIDSQLGRLSPKIEFELYSICLELINNILKHAHATQASIALAREQNQVQLTVADNGRGFFDNDSDGKGMKNIMARVESLGGKWHIQNLPDGGMSSEIVVPITS, from the coding sequence ATGAAAAAACTCCTGACGCTGCTATTCCTAACGAGTATTCATTTAAGTAGTTGGGCCCAAAGTGAGGTTTTTCGTATTGACAGTATTCCTACACAGGGCATTTTGCTCGACAAGGGCTGGAAATGGCACGCTGGCGATAACCCAGATTTTGCAAAACCTGATTTTGATGATAGTAAATGGGAGCGTATTGACCCTAACAAAAAGATAGATGATTTACCCCAAATACAGAAAGCTGGAATTGGGTGGTTTCGAATAAATTTGAATGTAGATTCGTCTCTGAAAAATACCATTCTAAGTCTTCAAACGAACCAATTCTTGGCCGCTGAATTTTATCAAAATGGTATTTTTATTGGAAATTTGGGAATAGTTAGCAGTAACCCTAAAGATGTACAAGGCTTCTTTTCCATGGATTATTACAAACCTGTAATTCATCTTTACACTGGCGATAAAACAAAGCAAGTATTGGCTGTACGTTTTGCCTATCAAAATGTTATAATTTATCAAAGATCCAATAATCAAAAATGTTTAGGCTTAGGAATAAAATTGTTTAGAACTGAGCCTAAAAATCCAGAAAAGCGTGATGCATTTCATCTTAATAACTATGAACAAAGGGGTGATTTTGATGCCACTTCATTAGATGCTTTTAAAGCTGGACTTTTCTTTATATTATGTGTTTTGCATTTGTTTTTTTATTTTTTATATCGTTACCAAAAAGCAAATTTATTTTTTGGTTTAGGGTGCTTATTTCTATTTATCTTTTTTTTGTACCAAAGTATTGTTTATAAATATGTCTATTATGTATCAGACTTTGAGAATTTCTTCAATGTTTATTTCCTTATTCGGCTCTCTGGCTATTTTTTTCTTCTAATTGCAGTTTATTTAATTTTCTCTGTTCGTAGGGGATTTATTTTTAACTTTATAGCATTGGTGGTATTTGTTATTATATTTATTCGGTATTTTAATCCACAAATGGCCACGTATATTAATTCGACACATCCTCTTTTGATTGCTTCATCCTTAATCTTTTTAGATGTTGCCAGAGTTTCAATAATAGCCCGTCAAAGAAAAAAAGATGGTTCATGGATAATTTTGGGTGGGGCTATTCTCTATGTAATTTTTACAATCGCTTCATCTATTCCCTATGAAAGTGTAATTCCAAGACATGTTTTTACAAACATTGGTACTGTAAGTGTCCCATTAAGTATAACCTTATTTTTGGCAAGAGAATTTGCTCAAACAAGTAAATCTTTGACATTGAAATTGGTAGAGGTTCAACAACTCTCCGAAGAAAAACAGAATACTCTACTCAAGCAAAACACCGAACTGCAAGCCGCCCTCCTCCAAGGCCAAACCATTGAGCGCAAGCGCGTAGCGGCGGACCTCCACGATAGCCTCGGCAGTACCATGTCCTCGCTGATTTATACCGTCAATGCCATTGATACCAATAATCTCGACCATGATGAGAAGAACGTCTATCGGCACTTAAAACAAATGCTTGATACCGCCTACAATGAGATCCGGCTCCTCTCTCACAACCTACTGCCAGAAGAATTTGAAAAACAGGGATTGGCGGAAGCACTTAGGCACTTTATCCGTAAAATAAACCAAACCAAAACCATTCAATTTGACCTCTCCATTGACTCGCAATTAGGACGACTCTCGCCAAAAATAGAGTTTGAACTCTACAGTATCTGCCTCGAACTCATCAACAACATCCTCAAACACGCCCACGCTACTCAGGCTTCTATTGCCCTTGCCCGAGAGCAAAACCAAGTGCAGCTAACCGTCGCCGACAATGGGCGAGGTTTTTTTGACAATGACTCTGATGGAAAAGGCATGAAAAACATAATGGCACGTGTAGAGAGTTTGGGCGGAAAATGGCACATTCAAAACTTGCCCGATGGAGGTATGAGCAGCGAGATCGTCGTTCCTATTACTTCATAA
- a CDS encoding LytR/AlgR family response regulator transcription factor — MNLLPTSPGSTVTLLKDTPGTISLLRGSVTIGYDDIVRLEGESNYTRFVLANGRTLLTSRNIGFYESLLPENFLRVHKRCILNRAYVTEKCKGYVRMSDGAEVEVARRKRRIVKTRNA, encoded by the coding sequence ATGAATTTACTTCCTACTTCTCCCGGCAGCACCGTAACGCTTCTCAAAGATACCCCGGGTACAATCTCTCTGCTGCGCGGAAGTGTAACGATAGGCTACGATGACATCGTCCGGCTGGAAGGAGAATCCAACTATACCCGCTTTGTACTGGCCAACGGCCGTACTCTGCTTACCTCCCGAAACATCGGTTTTTATGAGTCACTACTTCCCGAAAACTTTCTGCGAGTACACAAACGGTGCATCCTCAATCGAGCTTATGTGACCGAAAAATGCAAAGGATACGTGCGGATGAGTGATGGGGCGGAAGTGGAGGTAGCGCGGAGAAAGAGGCGTATAGTTAAAACAAGAAATGCCTGA
- a CDS encoding response regulator, whose protein sequence is MNTTDRIKILLVDDHQMILESLKLLFRRIPNVEIVNTISDSRQVLPWLSTNKVDLIVSDFNMPYLSGVDLTLQIRQQHLAIKVILLTMLEDAAHIREAIKAGVNGYILKKSEREELERAIELIMQGKRYFSPAIIDELSAYTDEDQNNAQPATIQNLTEREIEVLKHIAMEYSSPEIADKLFISLSTVETHRRNLFHKLNVKSAIGLTKYALKHGLVE, encoded by the coding sequence ATGAACACTACTGACCGAATCAAAATATTGCTTGTTGATGATCATCAAATGATTTTAGAAAGTCTAAAACTCCTCTTTAGACGAATTCCCAATGTAGAGATTGTGAATACCATCAGTGATAGTCGCCAAGTTCTGCCGTGGTTAAGTACCAATAAAGTGGATTTGATCGTGTCTGATTTTAACATGCCCTATTTGAGCGGGGTTGATTTAACCCTTCAAATTAGACAGCAACATCTCGCTATCAAAGTGATTTTACTCACCATGTTAGAAGATGCAGCTCATATCCGTGAGGCGATTAAGGCAGGAGTGAATGGGTATATTTTAAAAAAATCAGAACGAGAAGAATTGGAAAGGGCCATTGAGTTGATTATGCAAGGGAAGCGATATTTTAGTCCGGCGATTATCGATGAACTCAGTGCTTACACGGATGAAGACCAAAACAATGCTCAGCCAGCAACTATTCAAAACCTCACAGAGCGTGAAATCGAAGTTTTAAAGCATATAGCAATGGAGTACTCAAGCCCTGAGATAGCCGATAAACTCTTCATTAGCCTCTCAACAGTAGAAACTCACCGACGGAATTTGTTTCATAAATTGAACGTCAAAAGCGCCATTGGGTTGACCAAATATGCTTTGAAGCATGGGTTAGTAGAGTAG
- a CDS encoding histidine kinase, whose translation MMKKIIYFSIILLLSDLPLTAQEVLLRQLAEARKISNPIVRDSMVLEAIYLLTQSASFDHEKWRDSVRFRCNLKNSELACLMQGIREADKGVNSINGKTSIERLSAIAKRLEARKNLSQAAYAYMRIGAIYNYILSHPNDKKIALGYYQNALQLALKSQSMFEIARAYDYIGEYYLSLKQYDSALKYLKIAEKTQISSPNKAVLPTIYSSISACYINKKDIKKAAYYHSKTEELFNNEVSYQDPSYIQYVKMIYAKAVANFFFKAKNYDETLNHCFKSLEHLNNNGKTYTYRSDFENDRLDFLEIVHKCYLAKSDYKKAYHFLNEYAETKNRVNNIVHTKEISEFNIKYQSEQSKLKISALENENLKKEAEKQSNLGFFLVILLLSLLGLVGYVYYSNIKLRLKNTEISQAMLQGQTIERKRVAADLHDSLGSTMSSLIYTVNAIDTKNLDDQEQNVYLHLKQMLDTAYNEIRLLSHNLLPEEFEKQGLAEALRHFVRKINQTKTIQFDLSIDPQLGRLSPKTEFELYSICLELINNILKHAHATKASISLAHEKNQVKLFIADNGRGFFDNDSDGKGMKNVKARIESLNGTWQYDSKQNIGTSSAISIPI comes from the coding sequence ATGATGAAGAAAATCATTTACTTTTCTATCATACTCCTCCTTTCCGATTTACCGCTCACAGCACAGGAAGTGCTACTGAGGCAATTGGCTGAGGCGAGGAAAATTTCAAACCCTATTGTGCGGGACAGCATGGTACTCGAAGCCATCTACTTGTTGACCCAATCAGCTTCTTTTGACCATGAAAAGTGGAGGGATTCTGTAAGGTTTCGGTGTAATCTCAAAAACAGCGAGTTAGCCTGTCTCATGCAGGGAATCAGAGAAGCTGACAAAGGGGTAAACTCAATAAACGGAAAAACGAGTATAGAGCGCTTATCGGCTATTGCGAAGAGGTTAGAAGCGAGGAAAAACCTCTCCCAAGCTGCGTATGCGTATATGAGAATTGGGGCTATTTACAACTATATTTTGTCTCACCCCAATGACAAAAAGATTGCATTAGGTTATTATCAAAACGCGCTACAATTAGCATTAAAGTCCCAATCAATGTTTGAAATAGCTCGTGCCTATGATTACATCGGAGAATATTATTTATCTCTAAAACAATATGATAGTGCGCTAAAATATTTAAAAATAGCAGAAAAAACACAAATTTCTTCCCCTAACAAAGCCGTTTTACCAACCATCTATTCAAGCATTTCAGCTTGTTATATCAACAAAAAAGATATTAAAAAAGCGGCATATTATCATTCAAAAACGGAAGAATTATTCAACAATGAAGTGTCCTATCAAGACCCCAGTTATATTCAATATGTAAAAATGATTTATGCTAAAGCGGTGGCAAATTTCTTCTTTAAAGCTAAAAATTATGATGAAACATTAAATCATTGTTTTAAAAGTTTAGAACACTTAAATAACAATGGAAAAACATATACCTATCGAAGTGATTTTGAAAATGACAGATTGGATTTCCTTGAAATAGTACACAAGTGTTATTTGGCAAAAAGTGACTATAAAAAAGCGTATCATTTTCTGAACGAGTATGCAGAAACGAAAAACAGAGTTAATAATATAGTTCACACAAAAGAAATCTCTGAGTTCAATATCAAATACCAAAGCGAGCAGAGTAAACTTAAAATTAGTGCTCTTGAAAATGAAAACCTCAAAAAAGAAGCTGAAAAACAGTCAAATTTGGGGTTCTTTTTGGTAATATTACTACTTTCTTTGTTGGGGTTGGTTGGATATGTCTATTATTCAAACATAAAGCTTCGGCTGAAAAACACCGAAATCTCCCAAGCTATGCTCCAAGGCCAAACCATCGAGCGCAAGCGCGTAGCGGCTGACCTCCACGATAGCCTCGGCAGCACCATGTCTTCGCTGATCTATACCGTCAACGCAATTGATACCAAAAACCTCGATGACCAGGAGCAAAACGTCTATCTGCACTTAAAACAAATGCTCGATACGGCCTACAACGAAATTAGACTCCTCTCCCACAATCTGCTGCCCGAAGAGTTTGAAAAACAGGGACTGGCCGAAGCACTTAGGCATTTCGTTCGAAAAATCAACCAAACCAAAACCATTCAATTTGACCTCTCCATTGACCCGCAATTGGGACGACTCTCGCCCAAAACAGAGTTTGAACTCTACAGCATTTGCCTCGAACTCATCAATAACATCCTCAAACACGCACACGCTACTAAGGCTTCTATTTCACTTGCCCATGAAAAGAATCAAGTGAAGCTTTTCATCGCCGACAATGGGCGCGGCTTTTTTGACAATGACTCCGACGGCAAAGGTATGAAAAACGTAAAGGCCCGCATAGAAAGCCTCAACGGAACCTGGCAGTATGATTCAAAACAGAATATAGGTACTTCTTCAGCCATTTCTATTCCTATTTAA
- a CDS encoding nuclear transport factor 2 family protein yields MKKLLPTLAILLPLSFVMLTTGSTYAQTDLKTAFEKGMADYDKNPTEAVQQMDDNIRFVAGHGGQFYDKAATLTLAKSRPAAKSETQMSDLRVKQSGTLGVVSGIRNHALVLPNNQKMTWKDAFTYTFEWKKNNWVLTDIHHTKIDYQTGEETAVRQVIDAETKAYHEANLAVWRTNWATTPYIERQDEKLRKLANTPYLKGEALQKGYEEFAKTHKPTGLNPVVSDYESHVAGNMAWATYTQEDKKADGSVGQKQRSLRILEKINGQWKIVMISLTGF; encoded by the coding sequence ATGAAAAAACTACTCCCTACTCTCGCTATTTTACTCCCTCTTTCTTTTGTCATGCTGACGACAGGAAGCACCTACGCCCAGACCGACCTTAAAACCGCTTTTGAAAAAGGTATGGCTGATTATGACAAAAATCCAACGGAGGCCGTCCAACAAATGGATGACAATATCCGCTTTGTGGCAGGGCATGGCGGGCAGTTTTACGACAAAGCCGCCACACTTACTTTGGCTAAATCTCGCCCCGCTGCCAAAAGCGAAACCCAAATGAGCGACCTGCGCGTGAAACAATCGGGTACTTTGGGCGTGGTATCGGGCATTAGAAACCACGCTTTGGTACTACCAAACAACCAAAAAATGACGTGGAAAGATGCCTTTACCTACACATTTGAATGGAAAAAGAATAACTGGGTGCTGACCGATATACACCACACCAAGATTGACTATCAAACGGGAGAAGAGACTGCCGTTCGGCAGGTAATTGATGCCGAAACCAAAGCGTACCACGAGGCCAACTTGGCTGTATGGCGTACCAACTGGGCCACTACCCCCTACATTGAACGGCAAGACGAAAAACTCAGAAAATTAGCTAATACACCTTATTTGAAAGGCGAAGCCCTCCAAAAAGGCTACGAGGAGTTTGCTAAAACCCACAAACCTACCGGTCTCAACCCAGTAGTGAGCGATTATGAGTCGCATGTCGCAGGCAATATGGCTTGGGCTACTTATACCCAAGAAGATAAAAAAGCCGATGGAAGTGTGGGACAAAAACAACGTTCCCTGCGCATTTTGGAGAAAATCAACGGCCAATGGAAGATTGTGATGATAAGTCTTACGGGCTTTTAG
- a CDS encoding response regulator transcription factor, which produces MLTKREMEVLQLIGQELTTEQIATRLQVSISTIETHRHNLLQKLGAKSVVGMIKIAFKQGLID; this is translated from the coding sequence ATGCTCACTAAACGCGAAATGGAAGTACTGCAACTCATCGGCCAAGAACTGACCACCGAACAAATAGCCACCCGGCTGCAGGTGAGCATCTCGACCATTGAAACCCACCGCCACAATCTGTTGCAGAAGCTGGGAGCTAAATCAGTGGTGGGAATGATAAAAATAGCGTTCAAACAGGGGCTGATAGACTAA